In the genome of Pithys albifrons albifrons isolate INPA30051 chromosome 30, PitAlb_v1, whole genome shotgun sequence, the window acagagaacccaccaggtcttgatccaaccctactgtgatcaccagcccagggcacggagtgatcccagtggggttggatcaagggttggatttgatgatctcagaggtctctcccaacccaactgactccatgattccatgattctatgattttatgattttatgactCTAtgatggtggattctccatccctggagatgtttaaggtgacactggaggtggcactgagtgccctgggctggtgatcacagtggggttggatcaagggttggacttgatgatctcagaggtctcttccaacccaactgagaagagcaacgaggctggagaagggactggagcacaagtgctgtggggagaggctgagggagctgggggtgttcagcctggagaagaggaggctcagaggtgacctcagcactgtctggaactgcctgaagggaagttctggccaggtgggggttggtctcttctcccaggcactcagcaataggacaagggggcacgatgggctcaagctctgccaggggaaattgaagttggagatcagaaggaaattctttgcagagagagtactcagggattggaatgggctgcccagagagggggtggattccccatccctggaggtttttcagctgagcttggccgtggcactgagtgccatgatctggtaaagggactggagttggaccaagggttggacttgatgatctcggagggcttttccaacccaatccattctatgattctgtggatgtgtcACTCCGGCCCATGGAGggccctgggctgctgatcacagtagggttggatcaaggtttggacttgatgatctcggaggtcttttccaacccaatccattctgtgattctgcggatgtggcactgagtgagaatccaccacgtcttgatccaacccctgggctggtgatcacagtggagttggatcaaggcttggacttgatgatctcagaggtcttttccaacccaaccaatTCTagcattttatgattctatgactccaACTCTTCATGCTGTtcaaacattttgcaaagcagaattagaaatttcaccaaactgagggttttttggtctcttttttatttcccagcttTGCCTCCACTCCAAACCCTCCCCAAGATGCCCATTGGGTGCTGTAGTGGCTGCTGTGGTGGCAACAACTACTCTGTGACCTGCGTCAGCAGCCCCAAGAGCTGCAAGACCCCCATGTGCTGCTCTCCcatgcagtgctgcagcccctgctgtgtgcccacccagacctgctgcatgCCCATGTCCTGCTGCTACACCATCAGCAACaacagcaggggctgctgtggtgGTTGCTGTGGTGGCAACTGagccctcctggcactgcccgcTGATCTCCCGGCTCCTGGACGTGGATATGGACATGGACATCACCCCTCCTTAGCTTAGAAACTGGGgatctcttctcctcctcctgcctttggTGCTTGGGAAGTGCCCTGAGGTCTCTGCTGGGTGGGAAGTGTCTTTGTGACCCCCatcctgctgttcctcctcctcctcttcctcctcctcctcctctgggggTGTGGGACATTCAATGCtgtccctcctccttctccctttccttcctctgccctccAATTAGTCACAAATCACAATAAAATGTGTCAGCAATGACCCTGCAAACTCCTGGGTTATGTTTATTCATCTCTTCATTTGCCTTTCTCTGTTAAACCTTAGGCCTGTCTGGGCCATTTGGAGCATTTGGTTCATTTGGAGCCTTTGCTTCATTTGGAGCATTCACTTAATTTGGAGCATTCACTTAATTTGGAGCATTTACTTCATTTGGAGCATTTGCTTCATTTGGAGCCTTTGCTTCATTTGGAGCATTTGGTTCATTTGGAGCCTTTGCTTCATTTGGAGCATTTGCTTCATTTGGAGCATTTGCTTCATTTGGAGCATTTGGTTCATTTGGAGCCTTTGCTTCATTTGGAGCATTCACTTAATTTGGAGCATTCACTTAATTTGGAGCATTCACTTAATTTGGAGCATTCACTTAATTTGGGGCATTCACTTAATTTGGAGCATTCACTTAATTTGGGGCATTTGCTTCATTTGGAGCATTTGCTTAATTTGAAGCATTTGCTTCATTTGGAGCATTCACTTCATTTGGACCATTTGGTTAATTTGGAGCATTTGGTTAATTTGAAGCCTTTGCTTCATTTGGAGCATTTGCTTCATTTGGagcaattttttaatttggagcATTTGCTTCATTTGGAGCATTTGGTTAATTTGGAGCATTTGCTTCATTTGGAGCATTTGCTTCATTTGGAGCTTTTGCTTAATTTGGAGCCTTTGCTTCATTTGGAGCATTCACTTAATTTGGAGCATTTGCTTAATTTGGGGCATTTGCTTCATTTGGAGCATTTGGTTAATTTGGAGCATTCACTTAATTTGGAGCATTTGCTTCATTTGGAGCATTTGGTTAATTTGGAGCCTTTACTTCATTTTGGAGCATTTGCTTCATTTGGagcaattttttaatttggagcCTTTACTTCATTTGGAGCATTTGGTTCATTTGAAGCATTCacttaatttcttaatttaattaattttgaacTCCTTGGTGTTCTCTGTTGGTTTCTTTTGACCCAACACTTGGGTCAGCCTCAAATCCAGGGGGAAACAGGACTTGGCAGAGTTATCTCATCCCCTTGGACACCTAGTTTGTGGTGTCTTGACCAAAGACCTTTTAAGAGACACCAAAGACCTTTTAAAAGACACCAAAGACCTTTTAAAAGCTTTGGAGTCTTGACCAAAGACACCAAAGACCCTTTAAAAGACACCAAAGACCTTTTAGAAGGTTTGGTGCCTTGAAAGACACCAAAGACCTTTCAAAAGACACCAAAGACTTTTTAGAAGGTTTGGTGTCTTGACCAAAGACCTTTTAAAAGACACCAAAGACCTTTTAAAAGGTTTGGTATCTTGACCAAAGACCTCTTAAAAGACACCAAAGACCTTTTAAAAAGTTTGGTGCTTTGACAAAGACACCAAAGACCCTTTAAAAGACACCAAAGACCTTTTAAAAACTTTGGAGTCTTGACCAAAGACACCAAAGACCTTTTAAAAACTTTGGAGTCTTGACCAAAGACACCAAAGACCTTTTAAAAAGTTTGGTGCTTTGACCAAAGACGCCAAAGACCTTTCAAAGACATCAAAGACCTTTTAAGACACACCAAAGATCTTTTAAAAGGCACCAGAGACcttttaaaaaacaccaaaggcCTTTTAAAAGCTTTGGTGTCTCAACCAAAGACACCAAAGACCTTTAAAAGACACCAAAGACCTTTTAGAAGGTTTGGTGTCTTGACCAAAGGCTTTTTAAAAGACACCAAAGACCTTTTAGAAGGTTTAGTGCCTTGAAAGACACCAAAGACCTTTTAAATGACACCAAAGACCTTCCAAAAGTTTTGGTATCTTGACCAAAGACcttttaaaaaacaccaaaggcCTTTTAAAAGGTTTGGTGTCTCAACCAAAGACACCAAAGACCTTTTAAATGACACCAAAGACTTTTTAGAAGGTTTGGTGTCTTAACCAAAGACCGTTTAAAAGACACCAAAGACCTTCTAAAAGGTTTGATGTCTTGACCAAAGACCTTTTAAAAGACATCAAAgaccttttaaaatgtttggtGTCTCAACCAAGGACACCAAAGACCTTTAAAAGACACCAAAGACCTTTTAGAAGGTTTGGCACCTTGAAAGACACCAAAGACCTTTTAAATGACACCGAAGACCTTCTAAAAGTTTTGGTATCTTGACCAAAGACCTTTTAAAAGACACCAAAGACCTTTAAAAAGACACCAAAGACCTTTTAAAAGACACCAAAGACCTTTTAAAAGCTTTGGAGTCTTGACCAAAGATACCAAAGACCCTTTAAAAGACACCAAAGACCTTTTAAAAAGTTTGGTGCTTTGACCAAAGACACCAAAGACCTTTTAAATGACACCAAAGACCTTTTTAGAAGGTTTGGTATCTTGACCAAAGACACCAAAGAACTTTTAAGAGACACCAAAGACCTTTTAAGAGCTTTGGAGTCTCAACCAAAGACACCAAACCTCTTAAAAGACACCAAAGACCTTTTAAGAGACAACAAAGACCTTTTAAAAGCTTTGGTGTCTTGACCAAAGGCTTTTTAAAAGACATCAAAGACCTTTTAGAAGGTTTAGTGCCTTGAAAGACACCAAAGACCTTTTAAATGACACCAAAGACCTTCTAAAAGGTTTGGTGTCTTGACCAAAGACCTCTTAAAAGACACCAAAGACATTTAAAAGGTTTGATGTCTCGACCAAAGACACCAAAGATCCTTTAAAAGAGACCAAAGACCTTTTAGAAGGTTTGGTGTCTTGAAAGACACCAAAGACCTTTTAAGAGACACCAAAAACCTTTTAAATGACACCAAAGACCTTTTAAAAGCTTTGGAGTCTTGACCAAAGATACCAAAGACCTTTCAAAAGACACCAAAGACCTTTTAAAAGGTTTGGTGTCTTAACCAAAGACCTTTTAAAAGACACAAAAGACCTTCTAAAAGAACAACAAAGACCTTTTAAAAGCTTTGGAATCTTGACCAAAGATACCAAAGACCTTTTGAAAGACACCAAAGACCTTTTAAATGACACCAAAGACCTTTTAAAAGCTTTGGTGTCTTGACCAAAGACACCAAAGCCCAAGAAGTGTGACCTGCACAGAGGGAAGGAGTCATTggaagagtcacagaatcagagaatggtttaatttggaaaggaaattaaagattCTCTTATTCcaccaggggcagggacatctcccaccacaCTCAGAGCTCCAGATCAAAGTCCAGCCTGAAGGACTCAGAAATAGTCCCTAATTTATCCAGAATTCCATTAAAGGTGGAAAAATTTAAGAGATAATTCAGTAATTAAAGTGATTTGGGAAATCCTCAATAAAGAAAGAGGCTCCAAAAATCCTCTTTTAAATCCAAATCCAAATTTGGGGACAGTGACATCTCCCACCACACTCAGAGCTCCTGATGGAAGTCCAGCCTGAGGGACTCAGAAATAGCCCCTTAATTTATCCAGAATTCCATTTAATAGAAAATTCAGTAATTAAACAGTGATTTGGGAAATCTTCAGGAAGGGAAGAGACTCCAaaaaaaactcttttaaatCCAAATCCAAATttggggcagggacatctcccaccacaCTCAGAGCTCCTGAGGAAAGTCCAGCCTGAAGGACTCAGAAATGGCCCTTAATTTATCCATAATTCCATTAAAGGTGGTAAAATTTAAGAGataattcagaaattaaagTGCTTTGGGAAATCCTCGGGAAGGGAAGAGACTCCAAAAATTCTGTTTGAAATCCAAATCCAAATttggggcagggacatctcccaccacaCTCAGAGCTCCTGATGGAAGTCCAGCCTGAAGGACTCAGAAATAGTCCCTTAATTTATCCAGAATTCCATTAAAGGTGGCAAAATTCAagagagaaaattcagaaattaaacaGTGGTTTGGGAAATCCTCAGGAAGGGGAGGAGACTCTAAAAATCCTCTTTGAATTCCAAATCCAAATTTGGGGACAGTGACAAGTCCCACCACACTCAGAGCTCCTGATGAAAGTCCAGCCTGAGGGACTCAGAAATAGTCCCTAATTTATCCATAATTCCATTAAAAGTGGCAAAATTTAAGAGATAATTCAGTAATTAAAGTGCTTTGGGAATTCCTCAGGAAGGGAAGAGACTCCAAAAATCCTCTTTGAAACCCAAATCCAAATTTGGGGACAGTGACAAGTCCCACCACACTCAGAGCTCCTGAGGAAAGTCCAGCCTGAAGGACTCAGAAATGGCCCTTAATTTATCCAGAATTCCATTAAATAAGGCAAAAATTAAGAGATAATTCAGTAATTAAAGTGATTTGGGAAATCCTCAGGAAGGGAAGAGACTCCAAAAAAACTCTTTTAAACCCAAATCCAAATTTGGGGACAACGACAACACATTCTGGAGGTGAAATCCTTGTTGTCCCAAACACATCCTGAGTTTTTTccaccttttcctcctccctgccaggctgtgacTGTTCCTGGAGCTCCAAAGTAAATTCTTTCCACGGAGCAGGTCCAAGCACAGCCCTGAAAGCCACACCCTGGAATTCTTCACATGCTTTTCCAGGTGATTCAGACCCAAATTCCACTCGGAGCAGCCCTTGGAGAGGATCCACCAGGCAGGGAATGCCCCGGGGGTTGGTGGCAAAGATGTTCTCCTGGTCCTTCAAAAGATCCCTCAGAAATTCCAAAGGGAGAAGCTCCAAAAAAATGGGTCAGAAGGAAAATGGGAGAGAGGTGGATGGGCTGGAATTGTCACTCCATGGGCTGGAATTGTTGGTCCATAGGCTGGAATTGTCAGTCCATGGGTGGGAATTGTCACTCCATGGTGGGAATTGTCACTCCATGGGCTGGAATTGTCACTCCATGGGCTGGAATTGTCACTCCATGGTGGGAATTGTCACTCCATGGACTGGAATTGTCACTCCATGGGTGGGAATTGTCACTCCATGGGCTGGAATTGTTGGTCCATGGGTGGGAATTGTCAGTCCATGGGCTGGAATTGTCACTCCATGGGCTGGAATTGTCAATCCATGGGTGGGAATTGTCAATCCATGGGTGGGAACTGTCACTCCATGGGCTGGAATTGTCAGTCCATAGGCTGGAATTCAGTCCATGGGTGGGAATTGTCACTCCATGGGCTGGAATTGTCAGTCCATGGGCTGGAATTCAGTCCATGGGCTGGAATTGTCACTCCATGGGCTGGAATTGTCAGTCCATGGACTGGAATTGTCACTCCATGGGCTGGAATTGTCACTCCATGGGATGGAATTGTCACTCCATGGGTGGGAATTCTCACTCCATGGGTGGGAATTCTCAGTCCATGGGCTGGAATTGTCACTCCATGGTGGGAATTGTCACTCCACGAGCTCACTGAGTGTCCTCATTCCTGGTTTTCCACACATAAAAGTGGATTTTCCACACATAAAAGGCTCTGACTCGCTGTGGTCACTCAATGGGATGAGATTCCCTGGGAGTTAATTCCTCATTCCATGATTTGGAAGGGAATGAACTCATTGAAATAAGGGAATTAATTCATTGGAATAAGGGAAGGAATTCATGGAAATAAAGGGATGAATTCATTGAAATAAGGGAATTAATTCAGTGAAATAAGGGAATTAATTCAGTGAAATAAGGGGATGAGTTCAttgaaaaaaaggaggaatttaTTGAAATAAGGGAAGGAATTCACTGAAATAAGAGAATGAATTGATGGAAATAAGGGAATAACTTCATTGAAATAAGGGAAGGAATTCATTGGAATAAGGGAAGGAATTCATTGGAATAAGGAATGAATTAATTGAAATAAGGGGATGAATTAATTGAAATAAGGGgatgaattaattaaaataaggGGATGGAATTCATTGAAATAAGGGAATTAATTCAGTGAAATAAggtaattaattaattgaaattAAGGGGATGAACTCATTCAAATAAGAGAATGAATTAATTGAAATAAGGGAATGAATTAATTGAAATAAGGGAATGAATTAATTGAAATAAGGGTattaattaattgaaataaGGGAATGAATCCATTGAAATAAgagaattaattaattgaaataaTGGAAAGAACTCACTGAAATAAGGGAAGGAATTCCTTGAAATAAGGGAATGAATTAATTGATGAAAGGAAATGAATTCATTGAAATAAGGGAAGGAAttcatggaaataaagaaatgaatTTATTGAAATAAGGGAATGAATTgatggaaaaaagggaatgaaTTCACTGAAATAAGGGAAGGAATTCATTGAAATGAGGGAATGAATTGATGGAAATAAGAGAAGGAATTAATTGGCATAAAGGAATGAATTTATTGAAATAAGGGGATGAATCCATTGAAATAAGGGAAGgaattaattgaaataaagGAATGAATTTACTGAAATAAGGGAAGGAATTAATTGAGATAAGGTGATGAATCCATTGAAATAAGGGAAGGAATTCATTGAAATAAGGGAATGAATTCACTGAAATAAGGGaattaattaattgaaataaGGGAATGAACTCATTTAAATAAGGGAGGAATTTATTGAAATAAGGGAATGAATTCATTGAAATGAGAGGATGAATCCATTGAAATAAGAGAAGGAATTAATTGAAATAAGGGAAGAAATTCATTGAAATAAAGGGATGAATCCATTGAAATAAGGGAAGGAATTCATTGAAATAAGGGaattaattaattgaaataaGGGGATGAATTAATGGAAATAAGGGGATTAATTCATTGAAATAAGGGAATGAATTAACTGATAtaagtgaatgaattccttgaaATAAGGAAATTAATTCATTGAAATAAgagaattaattaattgaaataaCGGGATGAATTCACTGAAATAAGGGATGAATCCAGTGAAATAAGGGAGGAATTTATTGAATGAGGGAATGAGTTCATTGAAATAAGGGGGTGAATTTACTGAAATAAGGGAaggaaataattgaaataaaagaagcaatttactgaaaaagggaaggaatCCATTGAAATGAGGGGATGAATCCATTGAAATAAGGGAAGGAATTCACTGAAATAAGGGAAGGAATTCACTGAAATAAGGGAAGGAATTCACTGAAATAAGGGAATGAATTAATTGGAATAAGGGGATGACTCATTGAAATAAGGGAATGAATTAACTGATATAAGGGAATGAATTCCTTGAAATAAGGAAATTAATTCATTGAAATAAgagaattaattaattgaaataaGGGGATGAATTCACTGAAATAAGGGAATGAATCCATTGAAATAAGGGAAGGAATTCATTGAAATAAGGGAAGGAATTAATTGAAAAAagctaattaattaattgaaataaGGGGATGAATTCATTGAAACAAGGGgatgaattaattaaaataaggGGATGGAATTTATTGAAATAACAGAATGAATTCACTGAAATAAGGTAATTAATTAACTGAAATAAGGGGATGACTCATTGAAATAAGGGAGGAATTTATTGAATGAGGGAATGAGTTCATTGAAATAAGGGGGTGAATTTACTGAAATAAGGGAaggaaataattgaaataaaggAATGAATTTactgaaaaagggaaggaatCCATTGAAATAAGGGAATGATTTCATTGAAATAAAGGAAGGAATCCATTGAAATAAGGGGATGACTCATTGAAATAAGGGATGAATCCATTGAAATAAGGGAAGGAATCCATTGAAATAAGGGAATGAATCCATTTAAATAAGGGATGAATCCATTGAAATAAGGGGattaattaattgaaataaGGGAAggatcatcccatccccagcctggTGAGGTTCATCCCTTCTCCTGGTGTCCTGTTTGGATCTCAGCTCATCCCCTCACCCCCAGAGCAGCAACATCTGCTGTTCCTCAGGGTCCTGCTGTCCCCCTGAGGACCTTGATGTCCCCCTGCAttccctccccattccctggAAGGATTCCTGAGTCTTTCCCTGTGGTTTTCCCACTGCCAGCAGAGGCTCCTTTTGGGCACATCACTCACCATGTTGGTATTCCAGGTATCCCAAACTCCCATCCCATGGCACGAGGTGACACCTGAGCATGACCAGGGCCAGAACTAATTAGCTAATGGGCCACTGCACATGCAAAGGAGCTGAGCTGACGAGGGAGATGCTAATTGGGGGCTGATTAATCCGACAGCAAGTGCCAGAAACAAAACTACACACATGGccatggcagagctcagctcttcATTCCCAGGACGTGCCTCATTCCCAGGAGAGCTTGGCCACATATAAAGGGTTTGAGCTCCAGCTCTGACCTCAGAACTCCaactccctgcccagcctgtccaTCCCAGTCCCAGGGTGAGTTGGAAGCTCTCaaatttctcattatttttccagggaaacagcaaaaaaatgaaaggagttGGTggcttggttggtttttttcccagagatgGTTTATTCCCGAGGGTTTGGTCATTGTGGGATTTGTGAGTCattggaggagcagctgagggagctgggggggctcaggctggagaaaaggaggctcaggggggaccttctggctctgcaatccctgagggatccagggcaagggtgggatcttctgccagggaagagggacaggccaagggcaagggtgggatcttgtgccagggaacagggacaggccaagggcaagggtgggatcttctcccaggggggaccttctgactctctgcaactccctgatgGATCCAAAGGGGTTTGGTGAGCAGGAGCTCCCCAGGGATGGACATGAAGGGGAGGAGAGACCCAGGAGGGTTCCCATGGTGTGGAAAgtggaaagaaaaccaaagaggaAAGATGAGAGTCTTGTGGTGGGTGTTTATTGTCcaagagagacactgaggggctggagcttggCCAAGGATGAGAacggggctggagcagcaggaggagggtctggagaactcctgagggagctgggggggctcaggctggagaaaaggagggtcaggggggaccttctggctctgcaatccctgagggatccagggcaagggtgggatcttctgccagggaagagggcaggccaagggcaagggtgggatcttctgccagggaagagggacaggccaagggcaagggtgggatcttctgccagggaagagggacaggccaagggcaagggtgggatcttctgccagggaagagggacaggccaagggcaagggtgggatcttctgccagggaagagggacaggccaagggcaagggtgggatcttgtgccagggaacagggacaggccaagggcaaagggcctcaggctgtgccaggggaggggcaggtgggacatgaggaggaatttccccatggaaagggtggggaggccttggaaagagctgcccagggaaggggtggaGTCCCAAACCCTGGAGTTGCCCAAGGAAcacctggatgtggcactgagtgacaaggtggggatggggcacaggatggacttggtgaccttggagggcttttccaacctgaatccatccttgtggctgccccatccctggaggtgtccaagaaacacctggaagtgtccaaggaacacctggaggtgtccaaggaactcctggaggtggcactgagtgccaaggtggggatggggcacagggtgggtttggtgacctgggagagcttttccaacctaaacccatccttgtggctgccccatccctggaggtgtccaaggaactcCTGGAGGTGGCACCGAGTgccagggtggggatggggcacaggaggaactggatgggcttggagggcttttccaacctcaaggATTTTGGGAATGATTCTCTGATCTCTACCCCAGGATGCAGCACCAGAAAGGCCTCAGTGACCAGGACTTGTGCCACGACAGTGCCCAGAAGGGCTGGACATGGCCCAGACCCACCGGGACCTGCCAGGAAACCCTCGGGAGTTGCCACGAAACCCCTGGGAGCCTCAGCCACGACCTGGAGGGGtcctgccagagctgcccccagggctgccaaccCCCTGAGCCGTGCCCACCCCCTGAGCCGTGCCCACCCCCTGAGCCGTGCCCACCCCCACAGAGCTGCAAGCCCCGGCGGCGGGTGGaggtgccccccgtgccccccgtgtGCCCCCCACCCGTGAAGATCCATCGCCGGCCCCTCCAGCAGTACCGGCCGTGCCCGCCCTGCCAGGACCAGGATGGCAAACCCAGGAGGAGGGTGGACCAGTGCCCCCCAGAGGATGACAGTCCCCCGGtggtcctgcagcccctgcccctgcagcaccGCTGCCCCCGTGCCCCCTGTTGCCTCCCACCCATCCAGAGGTGCCCCCCGCCCATCCAGAGGTGCCACCCACCCATCCAGAGGTGCCACCCACCCATCCAGAGGTGCCACCCACCCCTCCAGcgctgctgccctgcccctgtcccgcTGCCACCACACCCTGGCCACCACCAGCACAAACAGGTCACTCTCTTGCCACCCTGTGTGCAGAAGTGCTGAGCACTGAGACCCCTCCCTGGCATCTGGGGCACCTCCCTGGCATCTGAGATCCTTCTTTGGCATCTGGGATGTGTCTCTGTTGTCTGGGACCCCTCCCTGGCATCTGAGACCCCTCCCTGGCATCTGGGACCACTCTCTGGCATCTGGGATCCCTCCCTGGCATCTGGGATACGTCCCTGGTGTCTGGGACCCCTCCCTGGCACCTGGGGCACCTCCCTGGTGTCTGGGTCACTTCCTGGCACCTGGGACATCTCCCCAGAGTCTGGGACCCTTTCCTGGCATCTGGA includes:
- the LOC139683855 gene encoding keratin-associated protein 5-6-like, with the protein product MPIGCCSGCCGGNNYSVTCVSSPKSCKTPMCCSPMQCCSPCCVPTQTCCMPMSCCYTISNNSRGCCGGCCGGN